The genomic stretch TAACCCAGCCTACCCTGAGCATGCAGATACAGAAACTGGAAGAATCTTTGGAGGTAAAGATCTTTGATCGCAGCAAGCAGCCCGTAGTGCCTACAGAAGCCGGGGTGGAGATCATAGAGCAGGCCCGGAAGATCATATCGGAGCGCAATGTGCTGACCGAGATCGTGCAACAAAAACGTGGGGTACTGAAGGGTGAGCTGCGTATTGGCATCATCCCCACGCTGGCGCCCTACCTGCTGCCGCTGTTTGTGCCCTCTTTCAACAAAAAATACCCGCATGTAAAACTGGTGGTGCAGGAATTGCGCACTGAATACATTGTTCGTCGCCTGCGGGAAGGACGGATTGACACGGGTGTCCTGGTGACGCCTTTGCAGGAAAAAGGCATTAAGGAACATGTATTGTTCTATGAAGAGTTCCTGGCTTATGTATCCCCCAAAAATTCGGCATATAAAAAGACCTACGTGCTGCCGCAGGATATTGACCCGGAGAAATTATGGCTGATGGAAGAAGGGCATTGCTTCCGCTCCCAGATCGTGAACCTGTGCGAGCTGCGCAAAGCCAGTGAGATGGGCACCCATTTTGAATACGAGGCGGGCAGTATTGAAACCCTTCGCCGGATGGTGGAGATCAATGATGGCATTACCATTCTGCCTGAGCTGACCACGCTTGATATGGACAACCGCCGCCTGCAGCTGATCCGCCATTTCAAGAAACCTGCTCCCATGCGGGAGGTCAGCGTGGTAGTACACCGGGATTTTGTCAAGAAGCGGCTGATAGAGGCCCTGAAAGACGAGATCATCAAGGCGGTGCCGGATAAGCTCCGGAAGAATAAATCGCAGAAAGTGGTACCGATTTAAAGGGACCTTCTACTCTTCTTCCGACTCATACACCCTTTTCAGGTTCAGGTTAGTGACCGGCGCCACAATCAGCGGGAACTTCTCTACCGTCACATTA from Candidatus Pseudobacter hemicellulosilyticus encodes the following:
- a CDS encoding LysR substrate-binding domain-containing protein, producing the protein MTFVQLEYIVAVDTFRHFALAAEHCFVTQPTLSMQIQKLEESLEVKIFDRSKQPVVPTEAGVEIIEQARKIISERNVLTEIVQQKRGVLKGELRIGIIPTLAPYLLPLFVPSFNKKYPHVKLVVQELRTEYIVRRLREGRIDTGVLVTPLQEKGIKEHVLFYEEFLAYVSPKNSAYKKTYVLPQDIDPEKLWLMEEGHCFRSQIVNLCELRKASEMGTHFEYEAGSIETLRRMVEINDGITILPELTTLDMDNRRLQLIRHFKKPAPMREVSVVVHRDFVKKRLIEALKDEIIKAVPDKLRKNKSQKVVPI